From the Micromonospora echinospora genome, the window CGACTTGTAGGAGCAGTGCTCGCTCCACATGATCGAGTACATCGCCAGCTCGGACTGGGTGGGACGCCGGTCGAGGATCTGCCGGATCCGGTCGTACTCGTCGTCACGCAGGCCCAGCTCGGCGTAGGGCTGCAACTCGTCCGGGGTGTCCGTGGCGCGGGGCACGGTGTCGAGGCGGCCGAACGGGCCGGCGGGGCCGGCCGGGGCGGCGGCCACCGGACGCGGCGTGGCCGGGGCGCCCGGGGTGGGGTGCGCCGCCGGGTCCGGGTGGGTGGTCATGACCTCTCCTCGTTGCGCTCGTGGCCACCGCGTCGGGGGTGGCTGAGCCGACCGTTGTTCCGGTGGGGCTGGCTCACGCCGGCGCTCCCACCAGGTGCTTGAGGACCGAGGTGAAGAAGCCGAGGCCGTCCAGGGACGGGCCGGTGAGCGCCTCCACCGCGTGCTCCGGGTGCGGCATGATGCCGACCACGTTGCCGGCGGAGTTGGTGATCGCGGCGATGTCCCGCTGCGACGCGTTCGGGTTGCCACCGAGGTAGCGGGCGACGACCTGGCCCTCACCCTCCAGCCGGTCCAGGGTCGCGGTGTCGGCGACGTAGCAGCCCTCGCCGTTCTTGACCGGGATCAGGATCTCCTGGCCGGGCTGGTACGTGTTCGTCCAGGCGGTGCCGGTCGCCTCGACCCGCAGGAGCTGGTCCCGGTTACGGAAGTGCAGGTGCTGGTTGCGGGTGAGCGCACCCGGCAGCAGGTGCGCCTCGCAGAGGATCTGGAAGCCGTTGCAGATGCCCAGGACAGGCAGCCCGCCCCGGGCGGCGTCGACGATCGTCTCCATCACCGGGGCGAACCGGGCGATCGCCCCGCAGCGCAGGTAGTCGCCGTAGGAGAAACCGCCGGGCAGCACCACGGCGTCGACGCCGTGCAGGGCGGCGTCGCCGTGCCAGAGCCGGACCGGCTCACCCCCGGCGATCCGGACGGCGCGGGCGGCGTCCCCGTCGTCGAGCGAACCGGGGAAGGTGACCACGCCGATGCGGGCGGTCACGGCCGCGCTTCCACAGCGTCGTCGGCCTCGACGAGGCGGACGGTGAAGTCCTCGATGACCGGGTTGGCGAGCAGCTTGTCGGCGATCTCCCGAGCCCGGTCCAGGTCCGGTTCACCGGTGAACTCGATCTCGACACGCCGGCCGATCCGGACGGAGGCGACGTCACTGACGCCGAGCCGCGGCAGCGCGTTTGCGACGGCCTGGCCCTGCGGATCGAGAATCTCGGGCTTGAGCATGACGTCGACGACGACGCGAGGCACTGGGCACTCCTGACTGTGTACGCAGTTGGGTGCCGACCCACAAAGGGGCGAGCGCAGCCAGCCTACCTGGCAGATAGCGGTCCGGACGCACCGGCCGGCGACAGCCCGCGCAGTGATCCACATTACCGAGCGCAACCGGCGACGGCCAGCACCGGGCGGACCGCGCCGGTCGTGTCGCGTCGACCCGCCGGAGGGCACTCGGGCAATCTGATATGTAGCGATCAGTATCGATGCAGCTCTTGTCGGCGAACGCGGCGAACCCCTACTGTACGTCGACAGATATCGATGGCAGTCCGGCCGTCCGGCGGATCCACCGACCCCGTCGACGGCTCTCCCGACCCGGTTCCCGGTAAACCCCGTGAAGGAGTCCCCCCGCCATGCGAATCCGCTCCCTCGTCGCCGCCCTCAGCGCCGCCTTCGTCGGCATGATCGGTCTCGGCGCGCCCGCCGCAGCCTCCGAGCCGGCCCCGGTCACCCCGTACATCATCGGAGGCGGCTACGTCTCCTCCGCGCCGTGGGCCGCCGCGGTGTTCAGCAACGGCTCGTTCA encodes:
- the purQ gene encoding phosphoribosylformylglycinamidine synthase subunit PurQ — its product is MTARIGVVTFPGSLDDGDAARAVRIAGGEPVRLWHGDAALHGVDAVVLPGGFSYGDYLRCGAIARFAPVMETIVDAARGGLPVLGICNGFQILCEAHLLPGALTRNQHLHFRNRDQLLRVEATGTAWTNTYQPGQEILIPVKNGEGCYVADTATLDRLEGEGQVVARYLGGNPNASQRDIAAITNSAGNVVGIMPHPEHAVEALTGPSLDGLGFFTSVLKHLVGAPA
- the purS gene encoding phosphoribosylformylglycinamidine synthase subunit PurS → MPRVVVDVMLKPEILDPQGQAVANALPRLGVSDVASVRIGRRVEIEFTGEPDLDRAREIADKLLANPVIEDFTVRLVEADDAVEARP